Genomic window (Pseudothauera hydrothermalis):
GTTCAGCTACAACGCCGCCGAAAGCTACGCGCTGGCCATCGCCCACCTGGCCGACCGCCTGCGCGGCGGCGAGACCGGCTTTTACACCCCTTGGCCGACCGACGACCCGGGCCTGTCGCGGGCCGAACGCCGGGAACTGCAGCGCCTGCTGCGCGCGCGCGGCTACGACATCGGCGAGGTCGACGGTGTGCTCGGCACCAACACCCGGCGCGCCATCGCCGACCTGCAACGCCAGCTCGGCTGGCAGGCAGACGGCCGCGCCGGCCGCCGCCTGCTCGAACACCTTCGTCATGCCGACTGAGCCCGCTTCGCGGTCTCAGCGCGGCTTCGGAACAAAAGGCAATCAATAATTTATGCGCCACCAAACCGAACCATTCCGCTCATTGAATTCGATCGCTATCGTCACCGGCGCCGGCAGCGGCATTGGCGCCGCGCTCACCGCGCAACTGGTGGCGCGCGGCATGACCGTGCTGGCCATCGGCCGGCGCGCTGCACTGCTCGATGCGCTGGCCGCACGCCATCCGGGCCAGGTCGAGCCGCTGGCGGTCGACCTCAGCACCGAGGAGGCACCGGCCGCAGTGCGCGCCGCGCTCGGCGACCGCCCCCTGCACTACTTGGTACACAACGCAGCCGTGCTCGGGCCGACCGGTCCACTGGCCGGCGTGGCGCGTGCCGCCTTCCGCCAGCATTGGGAGACCAACCTTGCCGCGCCGCTTTTTCTCACTCAGGCGCTGCTGCCGTCGATGGCCGCCGGCGCACGCATCTTGCATGTGTCTTCGGGCGCAGCGCACCGGCCGCTGGTCGGTTGGGGGCCTTATTGCATCGCCAAGAGCGCACTGCATATGCTCTATCAATGCTGGCGCGAAGAGTTGCGTGCCCGTCACATTCTGGTCGGCAGTGCCCGCCCCGGCGTGGTGGATACTCCGATGCAGGCCGAAATCCGCGCGCTGGACGAAGCCACCTTCCCGGAGGTGGACACTTTTCGCAAGCTCAAGGATAACGGCCAGCTCAGCAGCCCGGACACCGTGGGGCGCTTTCTCACTTGGCTGCTGCTCGAGGCCGATGCCGAGCAATTTTGCGCGCAGGAAAACGATATCCGCGATGCCGCCTTGGCGCGTCGCTGGCAAGGCGGCTGACTGTACGAGAGCGAACCAACCGATGATCACGCTATACACCTGGGCCACCCCGAACGGCCAAAAAATCTCCATTGCGCTCGAAGAGCTTGGCCTGGCCTATCGAGTCCGCACGGTGGATATCACCCGCGGCGAGCAATTCGACCCGGCCTTTCTCGAGATCAGTCCGAACAACAAGATTCCGGCC
Coding sequences:
- a CDS encoding SDR family NAD(P)-dependent oxidoreductase, giving the protein MNSIAIVTGAGSGIGAALTAQLVARGMTVLAIGRRAALLDALAARHPGQVEPLAVDLSTEEAPAAVRAALGDRPLHYLVHNAAVLGPTGPLAGVARAAFRQHWETNLAAPLFLTQALLPSMAAGARILHVSSGAAHRPLVGWGPYCIAKSALHMLYQCWREELRARHILVGSARPGVVDTPMQAEIRALDEATFPEVDTFRKLKDNGQLSSPDTVGRFLTWLLLEADAEQFCAQENDIRDAALARRWQGG